The following coding sequences are from one Triticum aestivum cultivar Chinese Spring chromosome 5A, IWGSC CS RefSeq v2.1, whole genome shotgun sequence window:
- the LOC123103742 gene encoding ribosome production factor 2 homolog, with amino-acid sequence MSKMAIRVPKSMRAKRELLKHAPKLVENGKKMLILHGTKTSAVLNSVLADLFHLKRDHAVKYTKKNDSIRPFESGGETSLEFFSLKSDCSLLVYGSHSKKRPNNLVFGRTYDHHIYDLVEVGVENYKSIESYAYDKKLAPKLGTKPFFAFIGEHFESVEGLKHLKEMLLDHFKGEVVENLNLAGVDRIFVCTAISPTTVYMMHCALRLKRSGTSIPRMELVEVGPSMDLVLRRHRQAAESLQKEAMKAPGHAKKVKNVTNNPVEGKQGRIYIPDQEVSKLTVTSNIKGLKRERRDAKKNKEQSKKQKVAENPE; translated from the exons ATGAGCAAGATGGCGATCAGGGTTCCCAAGAGCATGCGCGCCAAGCGCGAGCTCCTCAAGCACGCGCCCAAGCTC GTTGAGAATGGCAAGAAGATGCTTATTCTCCATGGCACAAAGACTAGCGCAGTTTTGAACTCTGTGCTGGCAGATCTTTTCCACCTGAAGCGTGATCATGCTGTCAAGTACACCAAGAAGAACGACAGCATCAGGCCATTTGAGAGCGGGGGTGAAACTTCCCTGGAGTTCTTCTCCCTTAAATCTGACTGCAGCCTCTTAGTG TATGGTTCTCATTCAAAGAAGAGGCCCAACAATCTTGTTTTCGGAAGGACTTACGATCACCACATATATGACCTTGTTGAAGTAGGAGTTGAGAACTACAAATCCATAGAATCATATGCATATGATAAAAAGCTGGCACCTAAACTTGGGACAAAGCCTTTCTTTGCTTTCATTGGGGAGCACTTTGAGAGTGTTGAAGGACTGAAGCATTTGAAGGAAATGCTGCTTGATCATTTCAAAGGAGAG GTGGTAGAGAATCTGAACCTTGCTGGTGTAGATCGGATATTCGTGTGCACAGCAATTTCTCCTACTACCGTCTACATGATGCACTGCGCTCTCCGTCTAAAAAGGTCAGGCACATCTATTCCTAGAATGGagcttgttgaagttgggccttcaATGGACCTGGTACTTAGGCGGCACCGACAAGCAGCGGAAAGTTTACAGAAAGAAGCTATGAAGGCTCCTGGTCATGCTAAGAAG GTGAAAAATGTCACGAATAATCCAGTTGAAGGCAAGCAGGGCAGGATCTACATTCCAGACCAGGAG GTTTCAAAATTGACCGTAACAAGCAACATAAAGGGTCTGAAGCGGGAGCGCCGTGACGCCAAGAAAAACAAGGAGCAGTCGAAGAAGCAAAAGGTGGCCGAAAACCCTGAGTGA